One Brassica napus cultivar Da-Ae chromosome A1, Da-Ae, whole genome shotgun sequence genomic region harbors:
- the LOC106395059 gene encoding 3-ketoacyl-CoA synthase 16-like: protein MYSLTKLCFILLMVAIAMKASRLSTQDLHSFYLYLEKNFTSLTMFTISLILGWTLYIMNRPKPVYLVDFSCYLPPSHLKVSVKKIMSHVRVIREQGMWAKTGEHDYLMDFVEKILERSGLGQETYIPEGLHCLPLEQTMAGSRKETTDVILGAVDNVLRNTGISPSDIGILVVNSSTFNPTPSLATIIVNKYKLRDNIKSLNLGGMGCSAGVIAIDVAKSLLQVHRNTYALVVSTENITQNLYLGNNKSMLVTNCLFRVGGAAVLLSNMSKDRKRAKYKLVHTVRVHTGSDDRSYGCALQEDDEDGLVGVSLSKDLPMVAARTLKINIATLGPLVLPIREKLRFFVTFVRKKFFNPKIKHYMPDFKLAFEHFCIHAGGRALIDELEKNLHLSPLHVEASRMTLHRFGNTSSSSIWYELAYTEAKGRMKKGDRIWQIALGSGFKCNSSVWVALRNVKPSANNPWEDCLHKYPVEIDI from the coding sequence AAAAACTTCACTTCCCTAACCATGTTCACCATCTCTCTCATTCTCGGTTGGACGCTTTACATTATGAACCGGCCCAAACCCGTTTACCTAGTTGACTTCAGCTGCTACCTCCCACCGTCTCATCTAAAAGTCAGCGTCAAGAAGATCATGAGCCACGTAAGAGTCATACGCGAGCAAGGCATGTGGGCGAAGACAGGCGAGCACGATTACTTGATGGACTTCGTCGAGAAGATTCTAGAACGGTCCGGTCTAGGCCAAGAGACTTACATACCGGAAGGTCTACATTGCTTGCCGCTAGAGCAAACGATGGCCGGGTCACGTAAAGAGACTACGGACGTTATACTAGGAGCGGTCGATAATGTTCTCCGCAACACTGGTATTAGCCCGAGTGATATAGGTATCTTAGTGGTGAACTCTAGCACTTTCAATCCAACTCCTTCGTTAGCTACTATTATTGTTAACAAGTATAAACTTAGGGATAATATAAAGAGCTTGAATCTTGGTGGGATGGGGTGTAGTGCTGGCGTTATAGCTATAGATGTCGCTAAGAGTTTGTTACAAGTTCATAGAAACACTTATGCTCTAGTGGTCAGCACCGAGAACATCACTCAGAACTTGTACTTAGGTAACAACAAATCAATGTTGGTTACAAACTGTTTGTTCCGGGTGGGTGGGGCTGCGGTTTTGCTTTCCAACATGTCTAAAGACCGAAAACGCGCTAAATACAAGCTTGTACACACGGTTAGGGTCCATACCGGGTCAGATGACCGGTCGTACGGATGTGCTTtacaagaagatgatgaagatggtTTAGTAGGAGTTTCCTTGTCAAAGGATCTACCTATGGTAGCTGCAAGAACCCTAAAGATTAATATCGCAACTTTGGGTCCACTTGTTCTTCCCATACGTGAGAAGCTTCGCTTCTTTGTAACGTTCGTTAGAAAGAAGTTTTTCAACCCCAAGATCAAGCATTACATGCCAGATTTCAAGCTAGCTTTCGAGCATTTTTGCATCCATGCGGGTGGTAGAGCGCTTATAGATGAGCTTGAGAAGAATCTTCATCTATCTCCGCTACATGTGGAAGCCTCGAGAATGACATTACACAGGTTTGGTAATACCTCGTCGAGCTCTATTTGGTACGAGTTGGCTTACACTGAAGCTAAAGGGAGGATGAAGAAAGGAGATAGGATTTGGCAGATTGCATTGGGGTCAGGGTTTAAATGCAATAGTTCTGTTTGGGTGGCTCTTCGTAACGTTAAGCCTTCTGCTAATAATCCTTGGGAAGATTGTCTCCACAAATATCCAGTTGAGATCGACATATGA